A window from Drosophila nasuta strain 15112-1781.00 chromosome 3, ASM2355853v1, whole genome shotgun sequence encodes these proteins:
- the LOC132792838 gene encoding G-box-binding factor produces MSTLPFLLSVADELDNIHTQSYMDDFGLGFHPHRQYYRTPTIQLSLPASTDWTGRDWQGRHARYRSYKFYDDTQNNLEEEQEDEEQKRQQQQQLLEGEQQLQQLHQHKQQHQQQQQQQQQQQHQQQQQQQQENTANLVMVKSNSHDVGVGGMGLNLKAGEEEDDENIDRTVRMYNLSKKCCKNYYRHALEMDAGGASASGRTKCSNLRAGSHHTPTESSSEESLQKVPSPIEFLTCFLVKKSRGSKCSSRAAEQLKKS; encoded by the coding sequence ATGTCGACGCTTCCCTTTCTGCTGAGCGTTGCCGACGAGCTGGACAACATCCATACGCAATCGTACATGGATGACTTTGGTCTGGGCTTCCATCCGCATCGACAGTATTATCGGACGCCAACAATTCAGCTGTCGCTGCCCGCCAGCACCGATTGGACTGGCCGTGATTGGCAGGGACGACATGCGCGTTATCGCAGCTACAAATTTTACGATGATACGCAGAATAATCTGGAGGAAGAGCAGGAGGATGAGGAGCAgaagcgacagcagcagcagcaattgctcGAAGGcgaacagcaactgcaacagctgcatcaacacaagcagcaacatcagcaacaacagcagcaacaacaacagcagcaacatcagcagcagcaacaacaacaacaggaaaaTACTGCCAACTTGGTCATGGTTAAATCGAATTCACACGATGTGGGCGTAGGCGGCATGGGACTCAACCTAAAAGCAGGCGAGGAAGAGGACGATGAGAACATCGATCGCACTGTGCGCATGTATAATCTGTCGAAGAAATGTTGCAAGAATTACTATCGCCATGCTCTGGAGATGGATGCCGGCGGGGCAAGTGCAAGTGGACGCACAAAGTGCAGCAATCTTCGTGCTGGCAGCCATCACACGCCCACGGAATCCAGCTCCGAGGAGAGCTTGCAAAAGGTGCCATCACCCATCGAGTTTCTTACGTGTTTTCTTGTGAAGAAGTCGCGTGGCTCAAAGTGCTCCAGTCGAGCGGCTGAGCAGCTAAAGAAATCATAG